The Arcobacter sp. CECT 8986 DNA window TAAGAAGTCATCAATAGTAATAAATTCATCTTTATAAAAAGAGATTCCAGAGCTTATTGTAAGTTTTATCTCTTCGTTATTATCTGTATTGATTGTAAGATTTTCTATAAGAACTCTGATGTCATCAATATTTTTAATAACATCATCTTTATTTTCATATACTCCAATCATAGCAAACTCTTCACCACCTATTCTACCAAGAAATGAATTATCTAACTTTTTATTCATTATATTTAATGCTGTTTGTTTTATTACGATATCTCCTATATGATGTCCATATTTGTCATTTATCATTTTAAAATTATCAATATCTATCATAACTGCATATAAATTTTTATTTGTTTCAAATAGGTGGTCGCCCTCTTCAAAAAACTTTCTTCTATTTAAAGTGTTTGTCATAGTATCATAAGAAGAGATATATTCTAAATTTGAAATAAGATTTTTAATCTTTAATTGTGTTTTTACTCTTACTAATAACTCTTTGGGTTTAAATGGTTTTGTAACATAATCAATTCCACCTACTTCAAATGCTTTTTCAATAGAGTCTTCATCTGTTCTTGCAGTAATAAAAATAACTGGAATATTTTTTGTTTTTTTATTCTCTTTTAATTTTCTACAAAGGTCAAATCCATCAACATCTGGCATCACAATATCAAGTAAAATCAAATCAGGAGTATTCTCTTCAATTATCTCAAAAGCAGTATTTGCATCTATTGCTCCAAATACATCATATTCATCACCTAATAAATCAACTAATATCTCAATATTTAAACTATTATCATCTATTACCAGAATTTTTTTGTTCATCTTCTCTCCCTAATAATTTCACAAGATTTTTAAAATCAAATTTTTTCAAATATTCTTGTATTTTTTCAAGTTTTAAACTATCCTCTTTACTTAAATTATAACTTGACAACTCTTCTACTATTGGTTTACACTTTTTCATAAGTTTCGTTTCTGAGGCTTGTTTTAATTTATTAAAAAGTTCATCTTTTTTTTCTATACTTATATCTATTTTATTTTCACTTTTTTTATTAATTTGTATTATTTTTGCAATATCATTTAATACATTATCTAACTCTTCAGATATTTTTATAACTAGCGTATCTAAAGGCTCATTTAAACTATTTACACATAATGTATTTAATCTTATTGCTCCAATATTTAAACTAACACCTTTTAATGTATGAATAACAATATCTTTTTGTTTTTCTATTTTATTTTCAATTGAAAAGTTTTTATATTCATTATAAAACTTCTCTAAAATATTTAAATATAAAGTCGTATTATTATTTAATAAACCTAGTGCTTTTGAAGTATCTAAATGCTTTGATTTAAAGATATTTATACTACATGATTTATTCTCTTTTTTTTCAAAAAATTTGTCAATATCCTCTTTTTTTGAAACATACTTTAGGATAATTTTATATAACTCATCTACAATTATTGGTTTATCTAAATGAGCAGTAAATTTTGCTTTTTTTGTTTTTTTCTTATCTTCAACCATTGCATTTGCAGTTAATGCAATAATTGGTATTTCACTATCTTTCATTCGTAAAAGCTTTGTAGCTTCCAATCCATCCATTACTGGCATTTGAATATCCATCAAAATAAGCTCATATTTTGCTCTATTTTTTAAATAAAAGTCAATTCCTTCTTGGCCATTTTGAGCTATATCTACCATGATTCCTGTATCTTCAAATAACCCTAAAACAATCTCTTGATTTATTTTATTATCTTCAACAAGTAAAATAGATGAACCTTTTAGGGATAGAAGTTGTTGTTTTAGATTTAAAGAATCTATTTTTTTTACTTCTTTTTTCTTTTTTGTTAGTGCAACTGTAATTACTTCACTAACTTTTAAAGGATTTAAAGGTTTTTTTATAAAAGCAGATACGCCAAGTCTATTTGTATCTTTATATATAAAATCTTTAGAAAAACTATTCGTCATAAGAATAACTGTTGATAAATCTACAACATTTCCAATTTTCATTATACTTTCTGTTATATCAATTTTAGGAATATCCCAATCCAATAAAATCAAATCATACTTATTTTCAAGTAAATGCACTTTTATATTATCTAAGCTATTTAAGTATGTAGATTCTATATTTAGATTTTCTAATAAATTTTGTATTGATTTACACCAAGAGATATTATCTTCAATAATCAGTACTTTTTTATTTTCAAAATTTTCATATAAATTATTTTGTTCTACTTCTTCTAATGGAATTTCAAAGAAAAACCTACTTCCCTCATCTTTTATAGAGATTAGCTCTATTTTTCCATTCATTAGTTTAACTAACTCTTTTGAGATATTAAGTCCTAATCCTGTTCCACCATATTTTCTTGTTGTGCTTCCATCAGCTTGAGAAAAAGCTTTAAATAGTTTTTGTTGTTCCTCTTTTGATAATCCAATTCCAGTATCAACAACTTCAAATCTATATTTTTTATCTTCTGTTTTCAATATATTTATTGATATTTCACCATAATTTGTAAACTTAACAGCATTTGATAATAAATTTGTCAAAATTTGTGAGATTCGTAAAGAATCTCCATAAAGTTGATTGTTTATATCTTTTGAATAATTTACAATAATATCAAGATTTTTTTCATAAGCTCTATACTCAACTAAAGATAGGCAGTTATCAACCAATGAGAATAAATCAAATTGTGTTTTAACAATAGATAATTGTCTTGCTTCTATTTTTGACAAATCTAATATATCATTGATTATACTTAATAGTGATTTTGCACTATTATCTATTTTTTCTAAATAACCTCTTTGTTTATCATCTAAATTTGTTTGTAATACCAAATGAGACATTCCAATAATTCCATTCATTGGTGTTCTAATTTCATGACTCATATTTGCTAAAAATTCAGATTTTGCTTTTGTTGAGAACTCTGCTTTCTCTTTTTCTTTTTCTAATTTATAAGAAAACTCTTTTTTCTCTGTAATATCTCTAATAACTGTATGAATAATGTCTTCATAATTTATAGAAATTACAGTAAGCACAACTTCAATCCAAATTAACTCGCCGTCTGATTTTACACTTTGCCACTCAAATCTATTTGAACCATTTTCAAAAGTCTCTTTTAGTAATCTATTTGATTTTATTTTAGAGTTTTCATTATCAGGTTGAAAGTTGGGAGATAGACTTTCTGGTGTTTTACCTATTATTTCACTTTTAGTATAACCTAAAATTTTTGTTGCAGAAGTATTACAATTTACAATTGTAGTACCTCTTATTAAAAGTATTCCATCTGAACTTTTCTCAAAAAGATTTTCATATATTCTCTTACTCTCTTCTAACTCTTTTGTTCTTTCATAAACTTTCTTTTCCAAACTCTCATTTAATAGTTTAAGGTCAGTATGACTTTGCTCAAGTTTTTGAGACATCCACATAAAAGTATTTGATAAAATTCCTATCTCATCATTTGTTTTAATTTTTGTAAGTTTTTTATACTCTTGCAGATTTCCTTTTGCAATTTTTCTTGCTATTTTAGTTAATAAAATAATTGGATATATAAGTTTACTAGACCAAATATAACCTAAAGCCGCAAATATTAAAGTGATAAAAACAGAAGACATAATCGAATCTTGTATTGAAACTTTAACTCTTTTTTCCATTTGCTCTTTTGCTAACTTCATCTCTTCTTGAATCTGTTTTAAAGAGTAAACTATATTTAAAGTTCCCCATTTGTGAATATTTTTTATTGGTGCAGATATTAAAATAGAGTTATGCTCTTCATCCAAATCAAACATATCTACACTTTTTTCAAGTAAAATACCTTCATTAAAAACAACTGTGTTTTCATCTTTTATTAGTGTTACACCTGAAACATTTTCTCTTTTTTCAATACTATTTAAAACTTCATAAACTTTATTAAAATTTTTTGCAGCTATATAATTTTCTATATCTACTTTAGTATATTTTATAGTATAAATTGCATTTTCTTTTAAATTATTTTTTATTAAGTCAACTCTTTTCTCTAATTCAGAATTAAAGATTTGTTTTTGTGCTTGAATATTATTGTAAGTAAATAAAGAGATGATAACTAAGCCTATTGACAAAATTGCTAAAATGAACTTATTTTCAAAACTCATTTTTCCCCTTTATTTATATTTTAGTGTATTAATATAATATTCTACCTTAACAATAGTGTCAATAGTGTTTTTAACTGTATATTTATTATTTTTTTATACAAACTGCTACATAAGGTTGCAGCTATATTGAAAAATCATTTAGTTTATTATTTATTACTTTTTTGACACTTATTGTTTCATAGCTTTTTTTGTTTTATTTGTAGCTTGTGCTTCATGGGGATTTTCAGGCCAATAATGTTTTTTATATTTTCCTCGAAGCTCTTTTCTAACTTCTTCATATGAATTCTTCCAAAAACTTTCTAAATCATAAGTAATTTGAATAGGACGTAAAGCAGGAGATAATAACTCAATTTGTAATGCAATTTTATTATTTAAGATTTTTATGGTGTCATAAGTTCCAAATATCTCTTGTATTTTTATACTTAATTTTGGCACTTCTATATTTGAATAATCTATTTTTATTTTTGAACCACTTGGTGCTGAAAAATATGTAGGTGCTAACTCATCAAGTTTTTGTTGCTGTTGCCAAGATAGTCTACTAAGAAGTATCAAATACAAATCTAAATTTTTCAACTCATCAATAGATTTAATATCTGACAAATATATACGTAACCACTCATCTAAATTATCTAATAACTCTTTTTCTTCAAAAGAAGGAAAATCTAGCTTTTTATCATGATAAGTTATAAACTCTACTCTTTGTTTTAATAATAGAGCTTTTTTATCCCAATTAAAAAGTGATAAGCCCTCTTCTTTAATAACTTCAAGTATTAAAGTTATCAAATTATTTTCATCAATTTTGCAAGGAATACTCTCTAATTCTAAGTTTAAAAATGTTTTAATTTGCTTTGATTGAAGTTTATTATTTTTCTTATCGTAAGCTACTTTTTGCTCTTTTTTTATATATGTAGAAAAATATTTATAAATGTGCTTTTGATTGATTTTCAATGCACTTGAAATAAAAGAGTCTTTTGAATTTGTATTTATATTAACTGCTACTAAAAACTCTTCATTAAATAATAGATTATCTTTATGTAGTTTTGCTCCTTTTTTATTACTTAGCTTATATTTTATATCGTTTACTTCTCTTATTTTAGCTAATCTATCTGGATATGCAAAAAGTGCAATAACACCAAGTAATTCATAAGAAAATGGCCTTTTATTAATATTTTCAATGGCTTTTAACTTATTTAAATATTGATTTGCTTCTTTGATTATATTTGTATTTTTTTGCTTTTCATAACAATCTATAAAAAATGAAAAGATATCATTGTTTAAACTATTTTGATTAAAAATTGAAGCTAATATTGAAGCTTCATGTGCAAAGCCTAACTCATTTGCTTTTAAAATCATATAAGCAAATCTTGGATGAATTCCTAAACTTATAGCTTTTAATCCAAAAGAGGTGATTTTATAATTTTCATCTATCATATCTAAGTTTACTAATAACTCTTTTGCATCTAAAATAGCTATTTCATCAGGTCTATCTAGCCATTTCAAATCATCAAAACTATCAACTTGCCATAAAGATAGCTCTAATAAAGTTTGCGTTAAATCTGCTCTTAAAATCTCAGGTTTTAGTGTTTCATCTAAGATTTTTGATTCGTGCCATAATTTATAACAACTACCATTTTCTAATCTACCTGCACGTCCTTGTCTTTGAATAGAAGCCTCTTTAGAGACAAAATTTAAATCTAAATGGTTTAATCCTGTTGAACTATCATATCTTGCAACTTTTTCTAATCCAGAATCAATTACAACATTTACATCTTCTATTGTTAAAGATGTTTGAGCAACATTTGTAGCAAGTATAATTTTTCTTTTTTCATGTTTAGAAATTGCTAAGTCTTGAAGCTTCTTATCAAGATTTGAATATAAAGGCAAGACTAAAATATCTTCACTTACTTTTAGACTGTTTTTTACTTCTATTATCTGCTTTTGACCAGCTAAAAATACTAAAATATTTTTATTTGTATCTTGTTTCAAAGCCTTATAAATTGTATCAATAACTAAACTTACATCTTCATACTTTGGTTGTCTTATATCTTTGGGTAAATAGATATTTTTTACATCATAACTTTTTGCAATTGAAGTAATAACAGAAGCATTTAAAAACTTTGATAACTTTTGACTATTTAGTGTAGCTGACATTATTAAAAGCTTTAAATCTTCTCTTAAAAACTCTTGTATTTGCAAAGAAAAAGCCAAAGCTAAATCAGTATGAATACTTCTTTCATGAAACTCATCAAAGATTATCAGCCCAATATCATCAATACTTTGATTTGATTGTATTTTTCTTATTAATACAGCTTCTGTTACAACTAATATTTTTGTTTTATTTGAAAAGCAACTATCAAGTTTAACTTGATATCCGACAGTTTGTCCTAGCTGTTCATTTAGATTTTTGGCAAGTTGCATTGCTACTACTCTTGCTGCAATTCTTCTTGGTTCTAAAACTATAATTTTTTTATTAGTTAAATACTCTTCATTTAGTAATTCATTTGGTACAACTGTACTTTTCCCTGCTCCTGTTGTAGCTTGTAAAATAACAGTTTTTTCTTCTTTTAGTTTTGATTTTAGTTCGTCTAAGACTTCATATATTGGTAGATTATTCATTGGTATAATTATACTTAAAAAATCTTTTAGCTACTATTTGCATTTATAAAAGGATTTTATTATGGCACAAGCAACAGCAAGACATATTTTAGTAAATACTGAAAAACTAGCAAAAAAGATAAAAAAAGAGATAACAAACAAAGAGATAAACTTTGAAAAAGCTGCTAAAAAATTCTCAAAATGTCCATCAGGGAAAAAAGGTGGAGAACTAGGAATGTTCAAAAAAGGTGATATGGTTAAAGAATTTGATGAAGTTGTTTTTACTAAGGATTTAAATAAAGTTCATGGACCTATAAAAACTGAGTTTGGATTTCATCTAATTGAAATAACAGGAAGAATATAAACTCTTCTTGTTATTGTGCTAGTGTTAAAGCTGAAGATAATATCTCTTTAGAAACACTGTCTGTTATCAAGTCTTTCCAATAAGCTTTTCTATCTTCTACCTCATCAACAAATTGTAATTGCATTTTTATATCAAAAAATTCATCATTCATAATTTTTTCATGATAAGTATCATAAACCTTGTCACTATTAGTTAAATCTGTATTATTATCAACAAAATCTCTAAGAGAGTGTAAAAAAGCATTAACTTTTATGTTGTCTTCATAAATTTGTTCAAAATCTTCATCAACATAAAAATTAGTAATAAGTTTAACCATCACATTTAATACATTTTCTACGTTAATATCTAACTGTAACTCTTCTAACTTTGAAGCCATTTCATCTTTATCAAAACATGTCTCTTTTACCAATGTACCTAATGCCATTTGATAATAGATTTGATATTTTGATATAGAATCAACCAAACCTTCTTTTTGAAATTTTTCTTTTATTAATTGTTCTTTTTCCATTTGAATATTTTATTTAATTAATTGTTTTTTTTAGCTTATAACATTTAAAAGTTTTTTTATTATCCTAATAATTACGATATAATGAAAATAAAAGTGAAATTTTGTTTAAATACAAAAAAAGAAAAGGGGTGATTAAAATATTTCCAAATCTAAAAAAAATCAAAATAGCTGTATATGCTATGTTTCTAACAAATAAATATGGATTAAAACTTAAAAAAGCAAAAAGTTCTCAAGAAAGAATAGATTTAAGGCTAGAGTATTCTTTAAAATTATTAAATAAATTAAATATTAATATAAATGTATTAAATAAAGAACAAATTCCAAAAATAGGACAATATCTTCTTATTTCAAATCATAGAAGTATAATCGATCCTTTGATAATCGAAATCGCATTACAACATAGTGCTATAAATGGTTTTTGGGTTGCAAAAAAAGAACTATATAATTCACTTTTTTTTGGAAGTTTTACAAGAAATGCGGGGTGTATTTTAATAGATAGAGAATCAAACAATATGTCTGAATTTTTCAAAAGAACAAAAGAAGTTGTAAAAGAAGGACACTCTATTTATATTTTTCCAGAAGGAACAAGAAATACAACAAATGAGAAACTAAGTGGTTTTAAAGATGGTTCAAAATTAATTGCTTTAAAAAATAGATTAGATATTTTACCAGTATTTATAAAAGACAATGCAGATGAAGTACTAAAAAAAGCTATTAATGAAGGAACAAAGGACTTGACAATCAATGTACAAATTGGAGAGCCAATAAGTTATAGAGATAAAGAGTCTTTAAAAACTAGATATAAAGAGCAGTTTAATTTATAAACTACTCTTTATACTTTTGTATTCATCCACTCTTCTATTTGTTTACTAAAATTAATAGGGTCTTCTAAAGGAATATTATGACTTATTCCCTCTCTACTATTAATAGTTATATTATCTAATTGCATCTGTTTTAATACTTTTATTGCATCGTGATTTAAAAGTCTATCACCTGTACTAAAATAGTAATGAATAGGAACATCCAAAGCTTTTATATCATCAAATAAATCTTTTCTATATATTGTTGAGCCTAGTTGATTTATAAAAATCTCTTCACCCAAATCTTCATACATTATTTGAACTAATTCAACTAACTCTTTATCCTCTTTGTTTTCAAGTAAAGATGAAGCTTTTCGTTCACCTAATAATGCAAAACCATTTTTTT harbors:
- a CDS encoding diguanylate cyclase yields the protein MNKKILVIDDNSLNIEILVDLLGDEYDVFGAIDANTAFEIIEENTPDLILLDIVMPDVDGFDLCRKLKENKKTKNIPVIFITARTDEDSIEKAFEVGGIDYVTKPFKPKELLVRVKTQLKIKNLISNLEYISSYDTMTNTLNRRKFFEEGDHLFETNKNLYAVMIDIDNFKMINDKYGHHIGDIVIKQTALNIMNKKLDNSFLGRIGGEEFAMIGVYENKDDVIKNIDDIRVLIENLTINTDNNEEIKLTISSGISFYKDEFITIDDFLKDADKGLYEAKGTGKNKTILRQN
- a CDS encoding response regulator; translated protein: MSFENKFILAILSIGLVIISLFTYNNIQAQKQIFNSELEKRVDLIKNNLKENAIYTIKYTKVDIENYIAAKNFNKVYEVLNSIEKRENVSGVTLIKDENTVVFNEGILLEKSVDMFDLDEEHNSILISAPIKNIHKWGTLNIVYSLKQIQEEMKLAKEQMEKRVKVSIQDSIMSSVFITLIFAALGYIWSSKLIYPIILLTKIARKIAKGNLQEYKKLTKIKTNDEIGILSNTFMWMSQKLEQSHTDLKLLNESLEKKVYERTKELEESKRIYENLFEKSSDGILLIRGTTIVNCNTSATKILGYTKSEIIGKTPESLSPNFQPDNENSKIKSNRLLKETFENGSNRFEWQSVKSDGELIWIEVVLTVISINYEDIIHTVIRDITEKKEFSYKLEKEKEKAEFSTKAKSEFLANMSHEIRTPMNGIIGMSHLVLQTNLDDKQRGYLEKIDNSAKSLLSIINDILDLSKIEARQLSIVKTQFDLFSLVDNCLSLVEYRAYEKNLDIIVNYSKDINNQLYGDSLRISQILTNLLSNAVKFTNYGEISINILKTEDKKYRFEVVDTGIGLSKEEQQKLFKAFSQADGSTTRKYGGTGLGLNISKELVKLMNGKIELISIKDEGSRFFFEIPLEEVEQNNLYENFENKKVLIIEDNISWCKSIQNLLENLNIESTYLNSLDNIKVHLLENKYDLILLDWDIPKIDITESIMKIGNVVDLSTVILMTNSFSKDFIYKDTNRLGVSAFIKKPLNPLKVSEVITVALTKKKKEVKKIDSLNLKQQLLSLKGSSILLVEDNKINQEIVLGLFEDTGIMVDIAQNGQEGIDFYLKNRAKYELILMDIQMPVMDGLEATKLLRMKDSEIPIIALTANAMVEDKKKTKKAKFTAHLDKPIIVDELYKIILKYVSKKEDIDKFFEKKENKSCSINIFKSKHLDTSKALGLLNNNTTLYLNILEKFYNEYKNFSIENKIEKQKDIVIHTLKGVSLNIGAIRLNTLCVNSLNEPLDTLVIKISEELDNVLNDIAKIIQINKKSENKIDISIEKKDELFNKLKQASETKLMKKCKPIVEELSSYNLSKEDSLKLEKIQEYLKKFDFKNLVKLLGREDEQKNSGNR
- the hrpB gene encoding ATP-dependent helicase HrpB; the protein is MNNLPIYEVLDELKSKLKEEKTVILQATTGAGKSTVVPNELLNEEYLTNKKIIVLEPRRIAARVVAMQLAKNLNEQLGQTVGYQVKLDSCFSNKTKILVVTEAVLIRKIQSNQSIDDIGLIIFDEFHERSIHTDLALAFSLQIQEFLREDLKLLIMSATLNSQKLSKFLNASVITSIAKSYDVKNIYLPKDIRQPKYEDVSLVIDTIYKALKQDTNKNILVFLAGQKQIIEVKNSLKVSEDILVLPLYSNLDKKLQDLAISKHEKRKIILATNVAQTSLTIEDVNVVIDSGLEKVARYDSSTGLNHLDLNFVSKEASIQRQGRAGRLENGSCYKLWHESKILDETLKPEILRADLTQTLLELSLWQVDSFDDLKWLDRPDEIAILDAKELLVNLDMIDENYKITSFGLKAISLGIHPRFAYMILKANELGFAHEASILASIFNQNSLNNDIFSFFIDCYEKQKNTNIIKEANQYLNKLKAIENINKRPFSYELLGVIALFAYPDRLAKIREVNDIKYKLSNKKGAKLHKDNLLFNEEFLVAVNINTNSKDSFISSALKINQKHIYKYFSTYIKKEQKVAYDKKNNKLQSKQIKTFLNLELESIPCKIDENNLITLILEVIKEEGLSLFNWDKKALLLKQRVEFITYHDKKLDFPSFEEKELLDNLDEWLRIYLSDIKSIDELKNLDLYLILLSRLSWQQQQKLDELAPTYFSAPSGSKIKIDYSNIEVPKLSIKIQEIFGTYDTIKILNNKIALQIELLSPALRPIQITYDLESFWKNSYEEVRKELRGKYKKHYWPENPHEAQATNKTKKAMKQ
- a CDS encoding peptidylprolyl isomerase, whose protein sequence is MAQATARHILVNTEKLAKKIKKEITNKEINFEKAAKKFSKCPSGKKGGELGMFKKGDMVKEFDEVVFTKDLNKVHGPIKTEFGFHLIEITGRI
- a CDS encoding lysophospholipid acyltransferase family protein; this translates as MIKIFPNLKKIKIAVYAMFLTNKYGLKLKKAKSSQERIDLRLEYSLKLLNKLNININVLNKEQIPKIGQYLLISNHRSIIDPLIIEIALQHSAINGFWVAKKELYNSLFFGSFTRNAGCILIDRESNNMSEFFKRTKEVVKEGHSIYIFPEGTRNTTNEKLSGFKDGSKLIALKNRLDILPVFIKDNADEVLKKAINEGTKDLTINVQIGEPISYRDKESLKTRYKEQFNL
- a CDS encoding alpha/beta fold hydrolase, translating into MKEKIYLIPGLMTDERLWQRFIPLLENKFEFVHINIPNTQDYDEINTILDRTLEEEKVNILGFSLGSYIATYFTVMYPNRVKRLFNLAGTPTKTNNLEIYRRTDKINSIKKNGFALLGERKASSLLENKEDKELVELVQIMYEDLGEEIFINQLGSTIYRKDLFDDIKALDVPIHYYFSTGDRLLNHDAIKVLKQMQLDNITINSREGISHNIPLEDPINFSKQIEEWMNTKV